One window of Quercus robur chromosome 5, dhQueRobu3.1, whole genome shotgun sequence genomic DNA carries:
- the LOC126727646 gene encoding uncharacterized protein LOC126727646 encodes MEKTAVKKKEVPGRRLIDLVLSWSIEDVHNENLYKNQVRQIPLKFSSTTEYMNSFTYPLIEETHADLLSSMSTLHLAPRCEISSFKQTKNFKPPKDFFYRITLKSVSGLQKNGGYEPMVGDIIALTNVRSKYKDLDRPNRPFIVAFVQRVKDDKILTILASEPILAEEPENKKRETLYAICLINMTTNIRIWRALNSQLEGKNLDIIEKVQQPNSAEAKICTSCISENNCSATYADVRSRICSSDLNDSQKDAVLSCLETRKCNHQNNVKLIWGPPGTGKTKTVGYVLFCLLRMKCRTLTCAPTNTAVLEVTQRLLKNVTDSLEYDTYGLGDILLFGNGKRMKIDDHHDLLDVFLDNRVTILYECLLSSTGWKDTLLSMITLLNEPKQQYHLYLKNRRVEDHEENINEGKSKNKGIDRNQGKEVDDQSSKDKKSRKNLTKVIFQTLNENKNKKKQKEKVRSWKEKGLEHEEKKREDSSSQDKKNEGQVANECDNPLTFEEFVQKRFNCISKRLTFFMENLYTHLPTSFISLEVVKKMIKALDLLKSLETLLCAVTVTDKGLLEKVFRKNVGSGLGHLRELSIVRNECLLILRSLPQKFHVSNFKSKYAIKKFCLQNSCLNFCTVSSSAKVHEVKTDLELLVIDEAAQLKECESTIPLQLPGLRHAILIGDERQLPAMVKSKISEEAEFGRSLFQRLVLIGHKKHILNVQYRMHPSISLFPNRMFYENHILDGHNVKGRSYKRRFLQGKMYGSYSFINVAHGKEEFDNSHNPQNMVEATVASEIVSSLCKESVRTKKKVRVGIISPYKAQVFAIGEKVKNYNADSNDDFSISVRSVDGFQGGEEDVIIISTVRCNKNGIVGFIKNHQRTNVALTRARYCLWILGNEATLTKRNTIWKELVIDAKKRRCFYNAHEDKGLAQAITVALVGCNQMHILLNVDSFLFRKARWMVSFSKDFLKSMSRLKDAETCTKVLTLLENLANGWRQPQSKKNLYVHRGASSQLLEQYKVKGLLHLVWTVDILKENSNYIQILKVWDILPLSEMPKLANQLDVLFENYTLEKINHCKHKSLSGCLVVPMRWPVNSSPEADPVLSLSEPLASLSLRDESESSSTTNVINSKHTTGRSVVTNKWIVETCREATRMVS; translated from the exons ATGGAGAAGACTGcggtgaagaagaaagaagttccAGGTCGACGCTTAATAGATTTGGTACTCTCTTGGTCTATCGAAGATGTTCACAATGAGAATCTTTACAAAAACCAG GTGAGACAGATCCCACTTAAATTTTCCTCAACAACAGAATACATGAATTCATTCACTTATCCACTTATTGAGGAAACACATGCTGACTTGTTATCAAGCATGTCAACACTGCATCTAGCGCCTAGGTGTGAAATATCGTCATTCAAACAAACCAAGAATTTTAAACCACCCAAAGACTTTTTTTACCGTATTACACTTAAAAGTGTGAGTGGATTGCAGAAGAATGGGGGATATGAACCTATGGTTGGAGACATCATTGCCTTGACAAATGTAAGATCAAAATACAAGGATTTAGACAGACCCAACAGACCCTTTATTGTTGCTTTTGTTCAAAGGGTGAAAGACGACAAAATTCTTACAATATTAGCCTCAGAGCCCATCTTGGCTGAAGAACCAGAGAACAAGAAGAGGGAAACTCTTTATGCTATTTGCCTGATAAACATGACCACAAATATCCGTATATGGAGAGCATTGAACTCTCAGCTGGAAGGAAAAAACTTAGATATCATTGAAAAAGTGCAGCAACCAAACTCTGCt GAAGCTAAAATTTGTACTTCGTGCATTTCTGAAAACAATTGCAGTGCTACCTATGCAGATGTGAGGTCCAGAATCTGCTCTTCTGATTTAAATGACTCCCAGAAAGATGCAGTTCTTAGCTGTTTAGAAACTAGGAAATGCAATCATCAGAATAATGTCAAACTAATATGGGGTCCTCCGGGAACTGGGAAAACCAAGACAGTTGGTTATGTACTATTCTGTCTACTTAGAATGAAATGCAGAACTCTTACTTGTGCCCCGACGAATACTGCAGTTTTGGAAGTGACCCAGCGGCTTCTAAAGAATGTGACAGACTCACTTGAATATGATACTTATGGGCTTGGAGATATACTTTTATTTGGGAATGGGAAGCGGATGAAGATTGATGATCATCATGACCTTCTTGATGTATTCCTTGATAACCGAGTTACTATACTATATGAATGCCTTCTTTCATCAACTGGTTGGAAAGATACTTTACTATCAATGATTACTTTGCTCAACGAACCTAAACAGCAATATCATTTGTACTTGAAAAATAGAAGAGTGGAAGACCATGAGGAGAATATAAATGAaggaaaatctaaaaataaaggGATAGATAGGAATCAAGGGAAGGAGGTTGATGATCAATCCTCCAAAGACAAGAAGAGCAGGAAAAATCTGACGAAAGTTATCTTCCAAACcttaaatgaaaacaaaaacaagaaaaaacagAAGGAGAAAGTGCGTTCGTGGAAAGAAAAGGGCTTAGAgcatgaggaaaaaaaaagggaggataGTTCTTCCCAAGACAAGAAAAATGAAGGACAGGTAGCCAATGAATGTGATAACCCTTTGACATTTGAGGAATTCGTACAGAAGAGATTCAACTGCATTTCAAAGCGTCTgacattttttatggaaaatttatATACACACTTACCTACTTCTTTTATTTCATTAGAAGTGGTAAAGAAGATGATCAAAGCTCTTGATCTTCTCAAATCTCTTGAAACTTTGTTGTGTGCTGTTACTGTTACTGATAAAGGGTTATTAGAGAAAGTCTTCAGAAAAAATGTAGGAAGCGGACTTGGTCACTTAAGGGAATTGAGTATTGTGAGAAATGAGTGCCTTCTTATCCTCAGATCACTTCCTCAAAAATTCcatgtttcaaattttaaaagcaAGTATGCTATAAAAAAATTCTGCCTGCAAAATTCTTGTCTGAATTTCTGCACTGTATCAAGCTCTGCCAAAGTTCATGAAGTAAAGACTGATCTGGAACTACTGGTTATAGATGAAGCTGCTCAGCTTAAGGAATGTGAATCAACCATTCCTTTACAACTTCCTGGCCTCCGCCATGCTATTCTCATTGGGGATGAACGTCAACTGCCTGCGATGGTTAAAAGCAAG aTTTCTGAGGAAGCTGAATTTGGAAGAAGTTTGTTCCAAAGGCTGGTATTGATAGGACACAAGAAACACATTCTAAATGTCCAGTATAGGATGCATCCATCCATAAGCTTATTCCCAAATAGGATGTTCTATGAAAATCATATTTTGGATGGCCACAATGTCAAAGGAAGAAGCTACAAGAGGCGTTTCCTTCAGGGGAAGATGTATGGTTCCTACTCTTTTATAAATGTAGCACATGGAAAAGAGGAATTTGATAACAGCCATAACCCGCAAAATATGGTTGAGGCGACTGTGGCATCTGAGATAGTTTCAAGCCTTTGCAAAG AATCAGTTCGCACAAAGAAGAAGGTTAGAGTTGGTATCATCTCACCGTACAAGGCTCAAGTTTTTGCAATCGGAGAGAAGGTGAAAAACTACAATGCAGATTCTAATGATGACTTCTCTATTAGTGTTCGCTCTGTTGATGGGTTCCAGGGTGGTGAGGAGGATGTGATAATTATCTCAACTGTCAGATGTAATAAGAATGGAATAGTtggttttattaaaaatcatcaaaGAACAAATGTGGCTCTAACTCGTGCCAG GTATTGCCTTTGGATATTGGGAAATGAAGCAACTTTAACTAAAAGGAACACTATTTGGAAGGAATTAGTCATTGATGCCAAGAAACGGAGGTGCTTCTACAATGCCCATGAAGACAAGGGTTTGGCTCAGGCTATTACAGTTGCCTTGGTTGGATGTAACCAAATGCACATTTTACTCAACGTGGATTCTTTTCTGTTCAGAAAAGCTAGATGGATG GTCTCCTTCAGCAAAGATTTTTTGAAATCTATGTCAAGACTTAAAGATGCTGAGACTTGTACAAAAGTACTTACTTTATTGGAAAATCTTGCAAATGGTTGGCGTCAACCTCAAAGCAAGAAAAATCTCTATGTCCATCGTGGAGCTTCTTCCCAATTATTAGAGCAGTACAAGGTCAAAGGGTTGCTGCATCTAGTTTGGACTGTAGACATTCTCAAGGAAAATTCGAACTACATTCAGATTCTGAAGGTCTGGGACATTTTGCCATTATCTGAAATGCCAAAACTAGCAAATCAACTTGATGTCCTATTTGAGAATTATACTTTGGAAAAGATAAATCACTGCAAACACAAAAGCCTCAGTGG